Proteins encoded within one genomic window of Microbacterium sp. zg-B185:
- the murF gene encoding UDP-N-acetylmuramoyl-tripeptide--D-alanyl-D-alanine ligase: MIALTLAQLAHVLNGRLQLAPGVAPEAVVSGDVDTDSRLIRPGGIFVAKPGEVTDGHLFVDAAVERGAAVAIVERVVAASVTQVVVADAIAALADLARHVVAEVRKAGDLRIVGITGSNGKTTTKNLLARILEDEGETVAPRASFNNEVGAPLTMLRVTPSTRFLVSEFGASGPGEIARLAGLVEPDVAVVLMVGMAHAGGFGGMEATFAAKSELVRAIRPGGLTVLNADDPRVAAMAPIAAEQSAGVRWFGRGPGADVRADDVVVGGDGTRCVVTADGVSAPLHLRVLGEHHIMNALAAIATATALGVPLAECITRLETVQLAERWRMQPLGSERVRIINDAYNASPDSMSAALRTLAQITGPGERTVAVLGAMSELGEYADEEHDRVGLLAVRLGIQRIVVVGTDARRMYLEAIAQGSWDAEAVFFATADEAYEYLLGELRDGDRVLVKSSNAAGLRFLGDRLGESFS, encoded by the coding sequence ATGATCGCGCTCACTCTTGCTCAGCTTGCCCACGTCCTGAACGGACGGCTCCAACTCGCCCCCGGCGTCGCACCGGAGGCGGTCGTGTCCGGGGACGTCGACACCGACTCGCGACTGATCCGACCGGGCGGCATCTTCGTCGCCAAGCCCGGTGAGGTCACCGACGGACACCTGTTCGTCGACGCCGCCGTCGAACGCGGCGCCGCCGTGGCGATCGTGGAGCGTGTGGTGGCGGCATCCGTCACCCAGGTGGTGGTCGCCGACGCCATCGCGGCCCTCGCCGACCTGGCCCGCCATGTCGTCGCAGAGGTCCGGAAGGCCGGCGACCTGCGCATCGTGGGGATCACCGGCTCCAACGGCAAGACCACGACGAAGAACCTGCTCGCCCGCATCCTCGAGGACGAGGGCGAGACCGTCGCACCCCGGGCCTCTTTCAACAACGAGGTGGGCGCGCCGCTGACGATGCTCCGCGTCACCCCCTCCACCCGGTTCCTCGTCAGCGAGTTCGGCGCCAGTGGCCCGGGGGAGATCGCGCGGCTGGCCGGGCTCGTCGAGCCCGACGTCGCCGTCGTGCTCATGGTGGGGATGGCGCACGCCGGTGGATTCGGCGGCATGGAAGCGACGTTCGCGGCCAAGTCCGAGCTGGTTCGGGCGATTCGTCCCGGCGGTTTGACGGTGCTCAACGCCGATGACCCGCGGGTGGCCGCGATGGCGCCGATCGCCGCGGAGCAGTCCGCCGGCGTCCGCTGGTTCGGTCGTGGTCCCGGTGCGGACGTCCGGGCGGACGATGTCGTCGTCGGGGGCGACGGCACCCGCTGTGTCGTCACCGCGGACGGCGTGTCCGCCCCGCTGCACCTGCGTGTCCTCGGTGAGCACCACATCATGAACGCCCTCGCCGCCATCGCCACGGCCACCGCGCTGGGCGTGCCGCTCGCGGAGTGCATCACGCGTCTGGAGACGGTGCAGCTGGCCGAGCGATGGCGCATGCAGCCGCTCGGGTCCGAGCGTGTGCGCATCATCAACGACGCCTACAACGCCAGTCCCGATTCCATGTCTGCGGCGCTGCGCACCCTCGCGCAGATCACTGGTCCGGGCGAGCGCACCGTCGCGGTGCTGGGCGCGATGAGCGAGCTGGGCGAATACGCCGACGAGGAACACGATCGCGTCGGACTGCTGGCGGTGCGTCTCGGCATCCAGCGGATCGTCGTGGTCGGCACCGACGCGCGCCGCATGTACCTCGAGGCGATCGCGCAGGGCTCGTGGGACGCCGAGGCCGTCTTCTTCGCCACCGCGGACGAAGCGTACGAGTATCTCCTCGGAGAGTTGCGGGACGGGGACCGGGTGCTGGTGAAGTCGTCGAACGCGGCGGGCCTGCGGTTCCTCGGCGATCGTCTGGGAGAATCGTTCTCGTGA
- the murD gene encoding UDP-N-acetylmuramoyl-L-alanine--D-glutamate ligase, translating to MNTPRLDSLNSWRADWAGLRVAVLGLSVTGFSAADTLAELGADVLVVSESADPEYERLLPVIGVRSWFGPLASVPDQLVAFAPEVIVASPGFAPRHPVIEWARASGIALWGDIELAWRVRDKVPRPDGSPAEWVLITGTNGKTTTTRLAATMLLEGGLRAAPVGNIGTPVLDAVRDPAGFDVLVVELSSHQLWYLGLQTGPAPVSPYASVCLNLADDHLEWHGSAQAYRDAKAHVYDHTRVACVYNKADAETRRMVEDAEVVEGARAIGFDLGVPGPSDLGVVDGILVDRAFLEDRRTSALELTTVAELDAHGLAAPHIVANVLAAGALARSLDVPPAAIRGALQDFSLDPHRIQIVETADGVTWVDDSKATNPHAAASSLAAYPGSVWVVGGMLKGVDISELVAGRGAGAKAAIVIGADRTAVVAAFSRHAPAVPLFEVDADETEQIMARVVELAAGIARAGDVVLLAPAAASFDQFTSYADRGRRFAAAVRELIGRENGDHHDSQTDPPSADRA from the coding sequence ATGAACACGCCTCGACTTGATTCCCTGAACAGCTGGCGCGCCGACTGGGCAGGCCTGCGCGTCGCGGTGCTCGGCCTGTCGGTCACGGGGTTCTCGGCCGCGGACACCCTCGCCGAGCTCGGAGCCGACGTGCTCGTGGTCTCCGAGTCCGCCGACCCGGAGTACGAGCGGCTGCTGCCCGTCATCGGCGTCCGGTCCTGGTTCGGTCCGCTCGCGAGCGTCCCCGACCAGCTCGTCGCGTTCGCTCCCGAGGTGATCGTCGCCTCACCGGGGTTCGCGCCTCGTCACCCCGTCATCGAATGGGCGCGCGCGTCCGGCATCGCACTGTGGGGCGACATCGAGCTGGCCTGGCGCGTGCGCGACAAGGTCCCGCGGCCGGACGGCAGCCCGGCCGAGTGGGTCCTGATCACCGGGACGAACGGGAAGACGACCACGACACGGCTGGCCGCGACCATGTTGCTCGAGGGCGGGTTGCGGGCGGCCCCGGTGGGCAACATCGGAACGCCCGTGCTCGACGCCGTGCGCGATCCGGCGGGCTTCGACGTGCTGGTTGTGGAGCTCTCCAGCCACCAGCTCTGGTACCTCGGGCTGCAGACCGGTCCCGCTCCCGTCTCGCCCTACGCCAGCGTCTGCCTGAACCTGGCCGACGACCACCTCGAATGGCACGGCTCCGCCCAGGCGTACCGCGACGCCAAGGCGCACGTCTACGACCACACGCGCGTGGCGTGCGTGTACAACAAGGCGGATGCCGAGACGCGCCGCATGGTCGAGGACGCCGAGGTGGTCGAGGGTGCGCGCGCCATCGGGTTCGATCTGGGCGTGCCCGGGCCGAGCGATCTCGGTGTGGTGGACGGGATCCTCGTGGACCGGGCGTTCCTGGAAGACCGGCGCACCAGCGCGCTGGAGCTGACCACTGTCGCCGAACTCGATGCGCACGGACTGGCCGCCCCGCACATCGTCGCCAACGTCCTGGCCGCCGGCGCGCTGGCCCGGTCGCTGGATGTCCCGCCCGCTGCGATCCGCGGCGCACTGCAGGATTTCAGCCTCGACCCGCACCGCATCCAGATCGTCGAGACGGCGGACGGGGTGACCTGGGTCGATGACTCCAAGGCGACGAATCCGCACGCTGCGGCATCCTCCCTGGCCGCCTACCCGGGGTCGGTCTGGGTCGTCGGGGGAATGCTCAAAGGCGTGGACATCTCCGAGCTCGTCGCCGGACGGGGCGCCGGCGCGAAGGCGGCGATCGTGATCGGTGCCGACCGGACGGCGGTGGTCGCGGCGTTCTCGCGACACGCGCCCGCGGTGCCGCTGTTCGAGGTGGACGCCGATGAGACTGAACAGATCATGGCGCGGGTTGTCGAACTGGCAGCCGGGATCGCACGTGCCGGGGACGTCGTACTGCTCGCCCCCGCCGCAGCATCCTTCGACCAGTTCACCTCCTACGCCGACCGCGGCCGGCGGTTCGCCGCTGCGGTCAGAGAGCTGATCGGAAGGGAGAACGGTGACCACCACGACTCCCAGACCGACCCCCCTTCCGCCGACCGAGCCTGA
- the mraY gene encoding phospho-N-acetylmuramoyl-pentapeptide-transferase: MRSLLTAAAISLAFSLFLTPVFIRLFRKWGWGQVIRTPENIHNPSHGEKRGTPTMGGTIFIVGTIVGYFVGTWTGNNPPTVSGLLVLWLMVGLGAVGFIDDYMKVHRQRSLGLSGWRKIVGQVIVLVPFAIIALNFPNKVGQTPAAAYVSVFRDVQVLSFMALGPILGWLLYLAWISLIGVAASNSANVADGLDGLAAGAGIFMVGAYSLIAFWQFQQVCTGGPEFLSACYPTRDPLDLAIVSAAFAGSLIGFLWWNAPKASIFMGDVGSMGIGGVIAAMAILTRTEILLVLVAGAYALASGSVIAQRLYFKLTRGKRLFLMSPFHHHLEMRGWPEITIVVRMWIISGMLAISAVGLFYVEWLSRA, translated from the coding sequence GTGAGATCACTTCTGACGGCGGCGGCGATCTCCCTGGCATTCAGTCTCTTCCTGACGCCGGTCTTCATCCGGCTGTTCCGCAAATGGGGCTGGGGTCAGGTGATCCGCACCCCCGAGAACATCCACAATCCCAGCCACGGTGAAAAGCGCGGCACGCCCACCATGGGCGGCACCATCTTCATCGTCGGCACCATCGTCGGCTATTTCGTGGGCACGTGGACGGGCAACAACCCGCCCACCGTGTCCGGGCTCCTGGTGCTGTGGCTCATGGTCGGCCTCGGCGCGGTCGGCTTCATCGACGACTACATGAAGGTGCACCGCCAGCGCAGTCTCGGGCTGAGCGGCTGGCGCAAGATCGTCGGACAGGTGATCGTGCTCGTGCCGTTCGCGATCATCGCGCTGAACTTCCCCAACAAGGTCGGGCAGACGCCGGCCGCGGCCTACGTGTCGGTGTTCCGCGACGTGCAGGTGCTGTCCTTCATGGCACTCGGCCCGATCCTGGGATGGCTGCTCTACCTGGCCTGGATCTCCCTCATCGGCGTGGCGGCATCCAACAGCGCCAACGTGGCGGACGGGCTGGACGGACTCGCCGCCGGCGCCGGCATCTTCATGGTCGGCGCGTACAGCCTCATCGCCTTCTGGCAGTTCCAGCAGGTGTGCACCGGCGGCCCGGAATTCCTCAGCGCCTGCTATCCGACCCGAGATCCGCTGGACCTCGCGATCGTCTCGGCCGCCTTCGCCGGCTCGCTGATCGGGTTCCTCTGGTGGAACGCACCCAAGGCCAGCATCTTCATGGGAGACGTCGGGTCGATGGGTATCGGCGGAGTCATCGCGGCCATGGCCATCCTCACCCGCACCGAGATCCTGCTGGTCCTGGTCGCCGGGGCATACGCGCTGGCCTCGGGCTCGGTCATCGCCCAACGGCTGTACTTCAAACTCACCCGCGGCAAACGTCTGTTCCTGATGAGTCCGTTCCACCATCACCTCGAGATGCGCGGGTGGCCCGAGATCACGATCGTGGTCCGCATGTGGATCATCTCCGGGATGCTCGCGATCTCAGCGGTCGGACTGTTCTACGTCGAATGGCTCTCGCGCGCATGA
- a CDS encoding polyprenyl synthetase family protein, producing MSPSPDAVEAVSQRLNIFQSAQARSAVELGPEAELVVRAGATAVDGGKRLRGRFCIAGWRAVEEASHAPCAPPSEVVAAAAALEVFHAAALVHDDVIDNSDTRRGRPAAHRALEASHRAQGWVGDAAAFGRSGAILLGDLLVAWSDDLFEEGLLDAAPDRANAARREYAKMRREVTIGQFLDIAEESAYATEPDERHAQRALRVASLKSARYSIQQPLLIGAALAGADEAQQAALAAFGHPVGMAFQLRDDVLGVFGDQAATGKPSGDDLREGKRTVLVAFARERLAPPARRIMDELIGDPDLDAAQIASLQRTILETGALDRVEDLIADYSRQAERALSGARLGNAAVDELRDLARAATVRTR from the coding sequence GTGTCACCCTCCCCGGATGCCGTTGAAGCGGTTTCCCAGCGTCTGAACATCTTCCAATCGGCCCAGGCCAGAAGTGCCGTCGAACTCGGCCCGGAAGCCGAGCTCGTCGTGCGCGCGGGAGCCACCGCGGTCGACGGCGGCAAGCGTCTGCGCGGACGGTTCTGCATCGCCGGGTGGAGGGCAGTGGAGGAAGCCTCTCACGCCCCCTGCGCACCGCCCTCCGAGGTGGTCGCGGCCGCCGCCGCGCTGGAGGTGTTCCATGCCGCCGCGCTGGTGCACGACGACGTCATCGACAACTCCGACACGCGGCGAGGCCGCCCCGCCGCGCATCGTGCGCTCGAGGCTTCGCACCGCGCACAGGGATGGGTGGGGGATGCCGCCGCCTTCGGTCGCTCCGGCGCCATCCTGCTCGGGGACCTCCTGGTCGCCTGGAGCGATGATCTCTTCGAGGAAGGGCTGCTCGACGCAGCGCCCGATCGCGCGAACGCCGCCCGACGCGAGTACGCGAAGATGCGCCGAGAGGTGACCATCGGCCAGTTCCTGGACATCGCCGAGGAGTCCGCGTACGCGACCGAGCCGGATGAGCGTCATGCGCAGCGGGCGCTGCGGGTCGCCTCCCTCAAGTCGGCCCGCTACAGCATCCAGCAGCCCCTGCTGATCGGTGCGGCGCTGGCGGGTGCCGATGAAGCGCAGCAAGCGGCACTCGCCGCGTTCGGGCATCCGGTGGGGATGGCCTTCCAGCTGCGCGATGACGTGCTGGGTGTCTTCGGCGATCAGGCGGCCACGGGCAAGCCGTCCGGCGACGACCTGCGAGAGGGCAAGCGGACCGTGCTGGTCGCGTTCGCCCGCGAGCGCCTCGCTCCCCCTGCGCGGCGCATCATGGACGAGCTCATCGGGGATCCGGACCTGGATGCCGCACAGATCGCGTCCCTGCAGCGCACGATTCTGGAGACCGGCGCGCTCGATCGGGTCGAGGATCTCATCGCCGACTATTCGCGGCAGGCGGAGCGGGCACTGTCCGGAGCGCGGCTCGGCAATGCCGCGGTCGATGAGCTGAGGGACCTGGCGCGCGCCGCGACGGTGCGCACGAGGTGA
- the rsmH gene encoding 16S rRNA (cytosine(1402)-N(4))-methyltransferase RsmH codes for MDLRDIHTPVMLDRCVELLAPALQRDGAVFVDATLGMGGHSEAFLERFPGIHLIGLDRDQDALRIAGERLARFADRITLVHTVYDGIAAAVESAGFDAADGILFDLGVSSLQLDEADRGFAYSKDAPLDMRMDQTTGPMASYVLATYSEGELRRIFERYGEEKLSGRYARAIIRARETAPIERSGQLVEILIAATPYAAQRTGHPAKRVFQALRIEVNGELAVLERAIPAALDTLPVGGRIVVLSYQSLEDRLVKRALTAAAASTSPAGLPVELPEHAPRFRLLVRGAELASEAERERNPRATPVRLRAAERVRDAA; via the coding sequence ATGGACCTGCGCGATATCCACACCCCGGTGATGCTCGACCGATGCGTCGAGCTGCTCGCCCCCGCCCTGCAGCGGGACGGCGCGGTGTTCGTCGACGCCACACTCGGCATGGGCGGACACTCAGAGGCGTTCCTGGAGCGGTTCCCCGGCATCCATCTGATCGGGCTGGACCGCGACCAGGATGCCCTGCGCATCGCGGGGGAGCGTCTCGCGCGCTTCGCCGACCGGATCACTTTGGTGCACACCGTCTACGACGGCATCGCGGCGGCCGTCGAATCCGCCGGATTCGACGCGGCAGACGGCATCCTGTTCGACCTGGGCGTCTCGTCCCTGCAGCTGGACGAGGCCGATCGCGGCTTCGCATACTCGAAGGACGCACCGCTGGACATGCGGATGGATCAGACCACCGGTCCGATGGCGTCCTACGTCCTGGCCACCTACAGCGAAGGCGAGCTGCGCCGCATCTTCGAGAGATACGGCGAAGAGAAGCTCTCCGGCCGGTACGCCCGCGCCATCATCCGGGCGCGGGAGACCGCCCCGATCGAACGGTCTGGGCAGCTGGTGGAGATTCTGATCGCCGCCACCCCCTACGCGGCACAGCGCACCGGTCACCCGGCCAAGCGCGTGTTCCAGGCTCTGCGCATCGAGGTCAACGGCGAACTCGCCGTCCTGGAGCGCGCCATTCCCGCCGCCCTGGACACCCTGCCGGTCGGTGGCCGCATCGTCGTGCTGTCCTACCAGTCGCTCGAGGACCGTCTGGTCAAGCGCGCCCTCACGGCGGCGGCGGCCTCGACCTCGCCTGCCGGGCTGCCCGTCGAGCTGCCCGAGCACGCACCGCGCTTCCGGCTTCTGGTCAGAGGCGCTGAGCTCGCCTCCGAGGCGGAGCGCGAGCGCAACCCGCGGGCAACGCCCGTGCGGCTGCGTGCTGCCGAGCGAGTGAGGGATGCCGCGTGA
- a CDS encoding DUF3040 domain-containing protein, whose product MPLSEQEQRLLDEMERHLMRNDADVVSAPRDGRTLSYRNIVYGTILVLVGLGALVVGVSTQLIVVGVIGFVVMLAGVVLAVTPTRGLARAPMDATARPTSKPRANSSFMDRMNDRWDRRQGGP is encoded by the coding sequence ATGCCACTCTCCGAACAGGAGCAGCGTCTGCTCGACGAGATGGAACGCCATCTCATGCGTAATGACGCCGATGTGGTCAGCGCGCCTCGCGACGGCCGCACCTTGAGTTACCGCAACATCGTGTACGGGACGATTCTCGTTCTCGTCGGTCTTGGGGCACTCGTGGTGGGGGTCTCGACGCAGCTGATCGTCGTCGGTGTCATCGGTTTCGTGGTGATGCTGGCCGGCGTTGTCCTGGCCGTCACTCCGACTCGCGGTCTCGCGCGCGCTCCGATGGATGCGACGGCGCGGCCGACGTCCAAGCCGCGGGCCAACTCCTCGTTCATGGATCGCATGAACGATCGGTGGGATCGCCGCCAAGGGGGGCCCTGA
- a CDS encoding penicillin-binding protein 2, translated as MTTRSTRSPRRRTVIALAVVLAVLSGFIVRLVDIQVVNADSHITDSMKVALGASRTLYGTRGEIVDETGQTLAGSILLYDGVLDPKNVGPLTRRNDDGERVEVPWSQVAGEIAAITGQTAEEVQKIVADARADDPNSQFAYLRRGLTTEQYRALVDIGAPFLTFDAHPARTYPDGAVGGNLVGFMGIDAAPLAGIEKSQNDCLLATNGALAFQKGKDGVVIPGTERQQPAINGGTLQLTINRDLQWYLQQLIAEQVQDMVAQSGSIMVVEAETGKIRAVAEYPTVDPNNVDASGDADRGSRLFRNFFEPGSTFKALTAATVLDAGGQTPTSTVVASSRETFANGARVSDAFNHEAYEYTLAGVLIDSSNAGISKFSERVDSATRFDYLKRFGIGAGSAVRFEGEQSGWLRPASEWDNQTTYNTSFGQGLTTTVPELVGAYDAIANDGVRMPLSLVESCLKPDGTVVEPTLPEPTRVVSEQAAAQTREILENVAIQANYAEQIEVPGYRLAVKTGTGEKSDGNGGYKAGAYFTTMIGFAPAEDPKYIVVVTLDEPTKVTSSAANAPAFQKAMTQVLKTYRVMPATTAPTLLPKFG; from the coding sequence ATGACCACGAGAAGCACCCGAAGCCCTCGGCGTCGCACGGTGATCGCGCTGGCGGTCGTGCTGGCAGTCCTCTCCGGCTTCATCGTCCGGCTGGTGGACATCCAGGTGGTCAACGCCGATTCGCACATCACCGACTCGATGAAAGTCGCGTTGGGTGCCTCCCGGACCCTGTACGGCACCAGGGGCGAGATCGTGGATGAGACCGGGCAGACCCTCGCCGGCAGCATCCTGCTGTACGACGGCGTGCTGGATCCGAAGAACGTCGGACCGCTCACCCGGCGCAACGACGATGGCGAGCGGGTCGAAGTGCCGTGGAGTCAGGTCGCCGGCGAGATCGCTGCGATCACCGGGCAGACGGCCGAGGAGGTGCAGAAGATCGTCGCCGACGCACGCGCCGACGATCCGAACTCTCAGTTCGCGTACCTTCGGCGCGGACTGACCACCGAGCAGTACCGCGCGCTGGTGGACATCGGCGCCCCCTTCCTCACCTTCGACGCGCACCCGGCGCGCACCTACCCGGACGGCGCGGTCGGGGGCAACCTCGTCGGATTCATGGGCATCGACGCCGCGCCGCTCGCCGGCATCGAGAAGAGCCAGAACGACTGCCTGCTGGCCACCAACGGCGCGCTGGCGTTCCAGAAGGGCAAGGACGGCGTCGTCATCCCCGGCACGGAACGACAGCAGCCGGCGATCAACGGCGGGACGCTGCAGCTGACCATCAACCGCGACCTGCAGTGGTATCTGCAGCAGCTGATCGCCGAACAGGTGCAGGACATGGTCGCCCAGAGTGGCTCGATCATGGTCGTCGAAGCCGAAACCGGCAAGATCCGGGCGGTCGCGGAGTACCCCACCGTCGACCCCAACAACGTCGATGCGTCCGGGGACGCCGACCGCGGAAGCCGTCTGTTCCGCAACTTCTTCGAGCCCGGATCGACGTTCAAGGCACTGACCGCCGCGACGGTCCTCGACGCGGGTGGCCAGACCCCGACCTCGACGGTCGTCGCCTCGAGCCGAGAGACCTTCGCCAACGGCGCGCGAGTCAGCGATGCGTTCAATCACGAGGCGTACGAGTACACCCTCGCGGGTGTGCTGATCGATTCCTCGAACGCCGGCATCTCGAAGTTCAGCGAGCGGGTCGACTCCGCCACGCGCTTCGACTACCTGAAGAGATTCGGCATCGGCGCAGGCAGCGCGGTGCGATTCGAGGGGGAGCAGAGCGGATGGCTGCGCCCCGCGAGCGAATGGGACAACCAGACGACGTACAACACCTCGTTCGGGCAGGGGCTGACCACGACCGTGCCCGAGCTGGTCGGCGCGTACGACGCGATCGCCAACGATGGGGTCCGGATGCCGCTCTCGCTCGTGGAGTCGTGCCTGAAGCCCGACGGCACGGTGGTGGAGCCGACCCTGCCCGAGCCGACGCGGGTGGTCAGCGAACAGGCCGCCGCGCAGACGCGGGAGATCCTCGAGAACGTCGCGATCCAGGCAAATTACGCGGAGCAGATCGAGGTGCCCGGCTACCGCCTGGCCGTCAAGACCGGCACAGGTGAGAAATCCGACGGCAACGGCGGCTACAAGGCGGGGGCGTACTTCACCACCATGATCGGGTTCGCGCCGGCGGAGGACCCCAAGTACATCGTCGTCGTCACCCTGGACGAGCCGACCAAGGTAACATCGTCTGCGGCCAACGCGCCCGCGTTCCAGAAGGCCATGACCCAGGTCCTGAAGACCTACCGGGTGATGCCCGCAACGACGGCGCCGACGCTGCTTCCGAAGTTCGGCTGA
- the mraZ gene encoding division/cell wall cluster transcriptional repressor MraZ codes for MLLGTHTPKLDDKGRVILPAKFRDDLGDGIVITRGQERCLYVFSSDEFERIHERIRETPLSNKQARDFLRMFLSGASAEKPDGQNRITIPPSLRAYAGLEKDLVVTGVGAHAEIWNADSWNAYAEGNESSYAELEQEVIPGLF; via the coding sequence ATGCTTTTGGGCACGCACACTCCCAAGCTCGACGACAAGGGCCGCGTCATCCTTCCGGCCAAATTCCGCGACGACCTGGGCGACGGCATCGTCATCACCCGTGGCCAGGAACGGTGCCTCTACGTCTTCAGCTCTGACGAATTCGAGCGGATCCACGAGCGCATCCGGGAGACCCCGCTGTCGAACAAGCAGGCCCGCGACTTCCTGCGCATGTTCCTCTCCGGTGCGAGCGCCGAGAAGCCCGACGGGCAGAACCGCATCACGATCCCCCCTTCGCTGCGCGCCTACGCCGGGCTCGAGAAGGACCTCGTCGTCACCGGCGTGGGCGCGCACGCGGAGATCTGGAACGCCGACTCCTGGAACGCGTACGCCGAAGGCAACGAATCCAGCTACGCCGAACTCGAGCAGGAGGTGATCCCGGGCCTGTTCTGA